gtgatagttttgtcttgtttttgtttaatttattttttattttttatttattatgtttatttattttttccacaatttcttgttttttttaaacgatttatgatgactatgctctgtaaggtgaccttgggtgtcttgaaaggcgcctctaaattaaatgtattattattattattcttattatttatCACAACATGTGAGTGTCCACCTAGGGTCCCACCGCACTGTCCCAGCCcatcactctccccccctctctctcccccagtcaCTACATCGGCTATCGGTGTGGAAGAGTCGATTCAATTAGGTGGAGTGCAGCGAGTGGAATAGATCTGCTTCTTTTTAAGGCTGCTTATGGCCGCCCCCCAAGTGAACCACAATGGAAAATAGCATTTGGGCTttgttgtgtattttttattatttaaaatgtattttgtaaCTTCCTTCAAGCAatcaaatatgtatttataatgGCAGAattaatatttgtttctatCTAGAGGGTTATCATTCTGCGTTAGAAGGTTCATTACTCTTTTTGATGTCACTATAGGGTTAGGTGGCATATAATATCACATGGCATATCATGTTCACTCAATTGTTAACTTAATTGATTGATTAATAGAACATTCATTTGAATTGTGTAGATTTACTGAATTATCCTTTGCATAAACagtatgcatttattttttaacacagAACACTACATATTGAAAACATAGTGGTCTTTATATATCCATCATTAAACAAATTCTGAACTATCTGGGTATGGCCATATCAGCTTTAAATCAAGTGGGAATAGGGAAGCGTTAGCCGAAGAGGGAACAACACAGAGTAGTCCGACAAGGCCAAGTCAACAAGGCCAAggactccccccacccccacctaggTACTGCCGTGGCATCATTAGAGCCAGGAAACACTCTGTCCTGAAAGTATTTAGCAAAGGTATTTATTACATAATTTAAATTACAGAAAGTTATTGTAAGTCAAGTTATTGTTAGCAAACATTTAGTATGAATTAATCAGAATCATGTAGCACAAGGAAGAAAATTTAGTATTGTGTGCAGAAAATCGCTATGGTTTTCCTCTGTCAATACTGTAGCTACAAATTCCCTCCCGCTAATTGGGTTCCAAGGAAAATGCACGAGTGAATACTTTTAGATGAACAAATACCTGCAACCTCGATGTAAGTGTTTGCGTTGTTAGTTCACATATTCACATTATTGGGCTCAGACAACCTGGTGTGTGGATATCTAGTCAAATATATCATATCATAAAAGCTCAAACCATAAAAGTATACAAACATCCATACACGGCTGtaacacataaaacacatcTTCTGAGATTTATATTAGCTATGTCCTCGTACAGTAATAATGATGTTTCACAGTAGGCTTGGtttggtggcggtggtggtggtcgtctTGTTATTCCATTGGCCCCGGCAGAACCGTGTGTTAGCGTTACAGTTAGTGTGTGGTGAGCTACTCCCCTGTTCCTCAGCGAGAGGGTCCTTGGCCTGTGTTCCGATGGGCTTTGTCCGAGACAATTATTCACAGCCAGCCCCATTCACTCCCCCGCCATCCACTCTCCGACACACACCATTCATCATAAGCCCTTGTTGTAAGTCAACACTCTGCAATCTGTCGCCATGGCAATCTCCGGCTCAAGGTGAGAAGCCTCGATCTGCGGAAAAaggcacacaaaaaaacaacacgcaAAGCACACAAAACGTCACGAATCAAGCGGGGattcaatatattttttcttcaatcTTTGAGCTGCTGTCATTGGGTAGAAGAGATGTCCGGGGCCCCGTGGAAAATCGATGCGACTCATAATTAGTCGCGGAAGAACACATCTGGGGTTGGACGAGGAAGGGGCgcgcggggggggtgggggttgggcaAGAGGTGTACTTGTCAGGCCAAGTGCATGTAATTGGAATTCTATCCCAGCTGTTTCTCCACACAGAAGAGGGGAGCTGCTTCGTCAGCggttacagcagcagcagccgctgcGGTTCACTCAGCGGCACAAGAACAGCCCGGAACGAGTTTCCTACCTGAGACATCTGTGGAAACAGGCTAATGGCCAGCGGCAGGGAGAGGCTGAACGTAGCCAGGCACACCAGGCTGTGGATGGGGAGCCGCAGTCGGCGGTGGTTCTGTAGGAACCGCATTCTGTGGAAGCGCGGGATGAGTTCATCTGTTCAGGGTTTATTTTATTGATGTACAGTGTAAATGGGAATATGGTTGAAAAATCAACTACAAGGCTGTGGTGCGGAGTAGCTTTGCTTGTTTGTCTATCTGTCGTGGTTATGAGTGCAGTAATAATGATTATAAGAGTGTATTTATTCCTTAGAGGAATGCTCAGTATGCCATCTGCAGATGGGGCAAGCTTGATGTTGGATTAGACCTCTGGTGAATGAACACCAAAAACATTAGAGTGAAAATAGCAGGGTCAGTGATGTGCATAGTCTTAAGGGAAAAAAATTCTCTCAATTGCCGTCTTAAAGGGCAAAgacaaaaaaaggacaaaaataaatgaagcCAAAACCTCTATAAAGAGTCGTTTATGTTGTAGTTTGTTCCATTAGATGGCACTAAATTCTACACACTGGCCCTTTAAGACTGTATCTACATACACATACGGAGACATATCGGTAAATAACCATGCACGGTACATTCAGACACTATCTGTACACTCACTTCTCTAGGTAGGACATGAGGATGGGCGGTAACACGAAGATGGGCATGGGCAGAACCACGCGTGTGAAGGCAGTCTCCATGATGGCCTGAAGAAGGACAGGGGAACACAAGGAGAATTCACATGTTGTAGGTCGCGAACGGACATGTGTtgagatatacagtatatgtgatTTATTCCCAGCAACACATGCAGATATGCAGTGTCCCTTTTTCACCACAATCATTGCTTTGTCCAGAGTCATAATTCAACCTTATTTTTCTGTTTAGAACTTCATTTGGGTTGTGTTAAGACATGCAGACACTTCAAGTGGTAAATAAGTTACTGATTGTGTGCAGATTAAAAACAGTTCCAAGGGTCCAGTATGTTGTCTGGTGGAATGTTTTAAGGACTATAGCAATCTTAGTGGTCTTAACTGTCTCTCCTGGCTTTACTAAAGCATCCGTTACGATATAATTTGCTCTCACGCAAAAATACTCTTCAGCAGAAACATTACAAGGAAGTCAGTTTGACAAATGATATTGCCTTCAACAGATGTTTTAGTCAAGCCCGGATCGATGGTTGTACAGGCGATGGTTCGATCACTCTGACTGGTTTGGTACTCATGGTACTTAGAGGCATGAATCCTGAAACAATATAACTCATCCAAGCACGGATCAATCAAACAAGATTTGTGAGCTTCTCTTTAAATCGATATGGCCCGAAGAGGAACAAATGGTAGTACAAATTTAATGTTGAACAAGATGCATGGTTGTAGTGATACGGTGGCATTGCACAGGCCTGAACCAGCAGCCTAGCTCTTTAATGTCAAACCACATAGAATCAATCGCATCAAATTAATGGATTCCCCATGCATGGAGAAGATGGCCCAGTGAGATAATGAGATAATACAGTTATGTCTAAACATATTATTGTAGGAGGTCGCAGATAGTGTAATGGCTGGGGTGGTTGACTCTTGACCCATAGATAAAGGGTTTGATCCTCCGTGTGCACACCTTAACCCTACCTGGGACCTCATGACATGTATCTCAATACATTAAGTCCCTTCGGATGAAAGCGCCGCCTTACCATATCGTTTGCTTAATAGGCATATTTTGGTCAAATTGTGGTATCTAACCTTACTCTACTCTTctaacgctgctgattcactgtgcctcattggctatatcctgagccaatcagagtgctttttacattccattaTCACGATCTGTATCATCTATTTGACTtgaaatacaagatgaaccttaaaatacgACCGAGGCAACTATGCTATGGGTCTAACGATATAGAAAACTTTTAACagggaatgtgtttttttcctaTGGCACGGTCGCACCAGCCACCCACTCACATGCTTAGCAGCGATTTTGGACGATCCGACCACGTTGCCGTCGCCGTCCAGCACGTCGACGCCCTCGGTCAGCTCGCTGTGCCTCATGAGGCCCACGTTGCAGATGTTTGCACAGGCTGAGAGACAGAAGAGATGGGCTTAGAGAAGCACGTAAGGCACAGCTGGTGCTTTTAATGAATGAGAATCACTATGAGTCTGTTTACCTCAATGGGAACTTCTTTTTTTGTGGAGGGCATTAAGCATATgtgttttgtgatttaaaaTGTGTGGTTGTATTTAAATGCTTTGATTGGGAACATACTAAATATTGGGTCTGCTATTTTTTTGATATGCTCCATTTTACTTTACTTACAAATTGTGGGTTCAATAGGGAGTGCATGCTGTAATGTATCCAATTGCTGATGTTATACTTTAACATactctaacaagatgatatgaTATCATCCAAATAACCTTTGAATACAGTCCATTCATACTCCTTGACTGCAAAAGGTGATCCTCGTAGAAATCGaaccccctaaccctgtctTAATCCCTGTCCTACCAGTGGACCCAGTGCATAGCAGAACACCAGTACGTACCCACAGCTGGGAAGGGGACCAGTCTCTGGATAATCATGCGGGTGGATGGGCTCAACTTGTTGGCCTTCTGAATCAGCACATTCAGTCCAACCTACAGCGCAAATATCCAATTAGGTAACATTGATCAGTTGCTATTACACTAATAGGTAATATTTTACAATTAGGGTTCATTAATGATCCATTAATTACCATAAGTTAATGCAGCAGTAACCGTTACTATACAGTATTAGCATAGTTGTTatggtaagggtaagggttagggttatggttaggataGGTTACAGTTAATTAATACCTTAGTTAACAAATAATGTTAATTAACAGTTAATTTTACTATAGAACTCTAACAACctctttattaatattaaatgtattattatatgtatGCAATACCACTACAACTAGTTTAAAACCGAACATGCACCACTGATTTGTCTATGAGACTGCCACTAGGATTAATCCTTCTGATAAGTGCAATTGAAATGTAAAAACCCAATGGTGTGAACTGGCAGTAAAGGGAGGAATGCACCATCTTAATGAGGAGCAGGGACTCACTGCTATGGAGACAGCACTGGTCACAGCCCCCACATAGCCTTGCAGAAACTTAGCAGTTGGCGTCGGCTGTATAACAATATCAAAtgcataatataaatatatcatatatttatatatattatatatgtgtgAAATACATATCATATAGAACACAACTTACTTGTAGAGCAATATAAATTGTATGTGCGCAATATatcaggtaaaaaaaaatatttaccgGTACTCTGTTTATTGTTACTCTGGCAttctaaaaaaaatgtttacttgTGAGGTGCCTTAAACTTGGAAGTCTGTGAAATCActacataaacaaaaataacgacgataaatcaaatcaaatctacttaataataatattcgTTTTCAGTTTCTAATTGTGACCCTGAAACTATGATGATGTTGAAGTGAGTGGGTTTAACCTTCCCTACCTTGGTAGCATTGCGGTTGGCATAGTTCACACAGGCATTGTGACTCTGATTTAGCCACTAAAGGAtgcaaggaaggaaggatggaaagaaggaaagaaggaaggttGGTAGGTACATTACAAAGTGATACTTTAAGCCTTCACtgcattttttattaatttgcaTTCCAATCTTTAAACCGCATAATGTCTGAATTGATGTATACCGTACCTGCCAAATTATGGTAGAAACCACGGTCTGATTTGGAAGGAGAAGGCCGATGACCTACACAAAATGTGATATTAAATATTATGACCTCCCTTGAGTctaataatgaaaataaatgcaCATAATTTGAATGCATTCACGGAGCAGATGGACGTCAGCATAGAGGAGTCAACTTGTGGAAAAGTTTAATTATGCATTCAGAAAGCTTATGAGATCTCATGGGCTACAAAAAGGACTCACAATCGGTGTTCCGAATGGTACATAACCTGCAGTgtaaaaaaatcacaaacaaacaaacaaacaaaacacacaaaccacaaaacCATATTCACCATGAAGGAGTATGACAGAATGGTTTGAGACACAACTAAAAAAGTCCACGTTTGGGGGGAAGATCTTCATTTGAAGTCATACCTGACATTCTGAACGGCATGAAGATCTTCTCTCCCGTGTCAGGGTGAATGATGGCCTGCGTGCAAAGAGTGTGACATCATCATCGTGCTGCCCGCCGCAAGGGCGCAGGTCATTTAAACGCACAGCTACGAGAACTAGCACACAAGACAAAGCCTGCTGCCTGTCACCTCTGGACCCACTCTCACCACACTAACCTGTTTGACCTTCTGTGCTTCCCACAGCTGACCGAGGAGAAGGAAAAACACATAATGGTTAAACAAGGATGAATCATTAGCTGCATAATGAGACAATGTATGAGATTTTGAGACCACATCAACGAGATGGTCGACTCCATTGACCAACTCTTTGATTACAGGGCCACATTTTATCACGCACGCTAGTTAAATATTACGGTACGAGGACTGAAAGATGACCTGTTGGTTGGACACTCCCGGTGGAAGCCTGTGATGTTTGAAATCGTCCAGGAGTTTGATGCATTCTTGCAACCGTTCCTGTGGAGAAGCAAAAGGAGAGAACAGGCTTCAATGTTTTAGGACTACAGGGAATATCAACTAGATTACATCACACAGACATTAGATTCAATGCATTTAAATGCTGACTGTACCTCAGACACTAACAGCGTGCTGGGGTCTATGATGTCCACAAAGTGCCTCAGGCGACCGAGGAACGAACCCTGTCGAGGGAAAAATATGGTAGGTGGTGAATGGTCGTAAACTCACCCCAAATCAatatttctgttcaatagtATTGGTTCTCTTTTCATGGTCCCCCCCTTCCGCTAACTGAAACTATTAAGGATTTGTTTTCTCTAGCAATCCATATGAGATTCCGCTTGTCACGGAGGAAATAAATGACCCATCACTGTGCTGCACAGTCCCCTCAGATCAATCTGGtccaatatattttttgttgcaGTCAAAAATAACTCACTAACTATCACTTTGAAACCATCTTTCGATAAAGTGTTGCAAAAATAGTGGCGTTTTGAAACCAAGCGTCCAGCCATGCTTGTATTAATCATCAGCCAGGCTTTATAATTTTCCTTTTAACTTCGCTCCTTTGGACGCGAACATGCCAGCTGAACTATGTGTGCCAACACTCTGAAAAGGCCCCATGGCAGTGTGTGccaaaggccccccccccccatctcaccCACCTCCCTTTTGTTGACGAGATCAGCATGCTAAAACACAGGCAGTGGCTTCCATCAGATCCCCATGAGTGATGTAAAACCCAACAGTAGGAGTCTACAGCCAACCCAACCTCGGGAATGTACAGCCACAACAGTGGGAATGTACAGCCAACCCAACAGTAGGTATCCACAGCCAACCCAACAGTATGAATATACAGCCCCACAATAGTAGGAATGTGCAGCCTACCCAACAGTAGAAATCTATGGTCAACCCAACAGTAGGAGTTTACAGCAAACCCAACAGTAGGAATGTGCAGACAAGGAGAAAGAGAGTTCTGCCATGTCATCAATTGAACTTGAATCAATTCCCATTATAAATGACCCCTCCAAACTCTATTGATGAGCCCGAACTCTGCAATGAACTCTTTGGCTTCGGAGCAAAGAAGAACATTTGTCATCTGTCGCTCCCTGAATGTCTCCAGGTTATCTTCGGCAGCAGTCTGTCACAGGAAACGCTGTCTGAAGGCCTACATACAGTCTGCACAGGCCATATGCTCTGCTCATACTGCAATGCTGCCTCctcagattagattagattggatagatagagagagagagagagagagagagagagagagagagagagagagagagagagagagagagagagagagagagagagagagagagagagagagagagagagagagagagagagagagagaggcagagagagagaggggcgagagagatcCATGTGCTCAGACTCTTTTAATTATGTATGTGTTCCAGCTCTCCAGAGAATTGGAGGCTTTGGTGTAGATGGAGCATCATGCACACCGCGGGCACAGAGCTTTAGGTTGAGGGTGGATACAACAACAAGGAGAGCCTTGTCTCAGCCTCTCCATTAAGCCttgaggagggaaggaagataCACATACCACACGTGTTACAGATCTTCTCTTTATGCACTtagtgtgctggggggggggtgactacGGGGTTTGAGATGAAAAGGATTCCGTTGTAGGTTAGATTAGACTGAGTCTGATCATTATATTGGACAGAGAACGAGTTGGAATCAGAAATCACTACCATGCGGAAATCAGCAAGCCTTAATATATAGATTTATAATTACAAGGCTATAGCACTATATTACTACTTTATAGTATAACATAAACAACAAGTGATTGGTAGTAGTTGTAGTTGTTAAATAACCATGCAAACAATAGATAAAGAACGTGTGTAAATGTACTTTGTACGGATCAAGATCGTCCGGTAAATAATTCCCCATCGTTTAATAACAACAATTATTGCCAT
The DNA window shown above is from Gadus chalcogrammus isolate NIFS_2021 chromosome 10, NIFS_Gcha_1.0, whole genome shotgun sequence and carries:
- the sfxn5b gene encoding sideroflexin-5b produces the protein MTEPVVYPAFQLGKPQHDQGSFLGRLRHFVDIIDPSTLLVSEERLQECIKLLDDFKHHRLPPGVSNQQLWEAQKVKQAIIHPDTGEKIFMPFRMSGYVPFGTPIVIGLLLPNQTVVSTIIWQWLNQSHNACVNYANRNATKPTPTAKFLQGYVGAVTSAVSIAVGLNVLIQKANKLSPSTRMIIQRLVPFPAVACANICNVGLMRHSELTEGVDVLDGDGNVVGSSKIAAKHAIMETAFTRVVLPMPIFVLPPILMSYLEKMRFLQNHRRLRLPIHSLVCLATFSLSLPLAISLFPQMSQIEASHLEPEIAMATDCRVLTYNKGL